The DNA sequence GTTCTACATCAAAAGATTTTTCTTCCAATTCATGCTCTAAAGCATTTAGTTCTTTTCTAGCACGTAAGGTTTCAGTAGTTAAAAAATTTGAGTCGTCTTTTGAAACTTGTGAAAGAGACAATTTAATTAGCGCTTCTTTTGCAGAGTGCAAATAATTTGCAAAACGGCGTAATTCGTTTGCAGCATCATTGAGTGATGACGGATCGGTTTTATATGCATCTAAATATCCATCAGCGCGTTTTCTAATCTCATTCATCGCATCTACGCTGCCAGAATATTCTTCATAAAGTCTTTCTGCAATAGGATTAGAAAATTTATAATGATATTCTTTTTCTATTTCCATCGCATTTAAACCTATAGTTAAAAAAACTAAGGCAAATACTCCCAAAAAAATAATGTGCTTATTATTCATTGTTTTCCTTTAATTTTTAAAATGGTGTTTCGCCACATTCTTGTTTAGCTTCATCACTGAAGCCGATACAACTGTTACATTGAATACACGTTTCACGATCGACGCTTCTACCTGCAGCACATGCGGCTTGGCAATCTATACATCCTCGCCCAGCTGAGCTTGAATCACAGTCGGCTTTTATATCAAAACTCGAAATACTAGAAACAATGGCAAAAAGTGATGCCATTATTATTAATTTCATCTTCATACTTTGCTCCTTTTGTTTTTAAAGTAGCAAAAAGTGGCTTAAATACGCAATAATTTAAGGTTTTGGATGGGCGATTGTTATAAAAAACGCCAATTTATAGTTCTATGATAAAAATCTCACAACTATGACAGTTGGTTCTTTTCTTATTGGTATAATTTTTTTATTCTTCCGATAAACTTGAAACTATTAACTGAAAAACATTTTTCTGGGATTTAGCTATGGCAATTCGTGAAAAGCATGATGCGGCATTTTTCAAAAGTCGCCGTGCACAATTAATACAACTAATTCGTGAACAGTATCCGAAGTCGGCAGATGGGCTCGTTATTCTTTTTGGTGCGTTTGAGAGTCACTCAATCTTCAAGCAAGAGCGTTCTTTTTATTATCTGACTGGCATTGAAGAGCCTGCATGCGCATTGTTAATTGATCTGAAAAATGATAAAACAACGTTGTACGTTCCAAATTTTGGCAGTGAGCGTGCAAAGTGGGTTGCATCAACTATTTTACCCGCGCAAAAAGATCGACTCGGCTTTGACGATATTTCCTATTTGGGAACCCAGTGCAAAGGATATCAGTGCCATCCGTTTTTCAGTAACGAAGAGTATCAAGAGCTCATAAAAATTTTAAACGCAGCTGTGGCGCAAAAGCGTACGATTTTTACATTGAACCCTAATTCCGCTTCTGCCTACGTTGAGCAACGATTTATTTTGCAGCGTATGAGCACTTTGATTCCAAATTTGCCAGAACTAATAATGGACATTTCTCCATTAATTGCTAGCATGCGCCGCTTCAAGAATAATCAAGAGCTTGAGTATTTGTACAAAGCGATAGACGTAACCATAGATGCGCACGCTGCTGTTGCTCGCGCTATTGCTCCCGGAAAAAAGGAATATGAGATTCAAGCGCTGCTTGAATATTTATTCACGTCGCGCGGATGCTCGCTCGCATTTCCAAGCATCGTGGCTGGAGGAAGGAATGGTACCGTTTTGCATTATAATCAAAATACCGCAACTCTAGAAAAAGGTGATTTAGTCGTCGTCGATATTGGTGCGGAATACAATTATTACAATGCTGACCTAACACGCACATTCCCAGTATCAGGGACGTTTACCAAGCGTCAGCGTGAGCTTTATTTGATCGTGCTTGAAACGCAGGATTATATTGCAAGCTTAGCGCGGCCGGGTATGTGGGTCTCCAATAAAGAGAAACCTGAGCAATCGCTCTATCATCGCGCCGTGAATTTCTTAAAAGAAAAAGGGTATGAGAAATATTTCCTGCATGGTATTGGCCATTATTTAGGGCTCGATGTGCATGATGTTGGTGATTATAGTACGCCGCTTCAAAAGGGAGATGTGATCACTATTGAACCCGGCATCTATATTCCTGAAGAAGGGATTGGCATCCGTATCGAAGATGATTATTGGATCATCGAAGATGGCAATATTTGCTTGAGCGAAGATTTATTAAAATCGCCGGATGATATTGAACTGATGATGGCGGAGAAAATCCAACCTGAGGATGAACCAGAAGAAGAATTGGAATCTGAACAAGAAACTGTTGAATCTGAAGATGGAGATTTTGACGACGAAGAGAATTAAAAGAATCTAAGATATTCTGGGAAAATAAAAAGAACCTGAGAACTCCAGGCTCTTTTTATCAAATTATTAATTATTCGCAGAACTTAATTATGCTCTTTGATTTAAAAATTATCGACAAGCGTTAAGGATATCTTTTGATTTTGCAATCCAGAGAGCAGAAGAAGCTATCAGAGCAAAACCGCTGAGAATTTTTCCTAATCCGCTTTTATTTCTATCTTGAGGTTTTTCTGATGTCGCAGTATTTATTCCGGAGCACAAAAGATAGGTGCCAAATATACCACCCGCTGCGCCAATTGCGCTCATGCCAACTAACCGAGGATCACTGTACGCGAGCTGAGTAATTTTTTCTTTAGCTTTATCGCCAACTGTGTTTAAAATTGGTCTTATTGTTTCTTTCGCGCTTGAAGCGTAGGTTGCAAATGCTTCTTTTATTTTCTCAGAAGCGGTGCGTGGATCTACCTGTATATAATAAGCGTGCGAATGAAAAGTTGGAGCAAAAAATAATGCTGCCAAAAGTATCTTCTTGAAATCCATAAAAACTCCATTCAATTGTATTTACAGATCTCACTTTACCATAAAAAAGGGGGGGTGGAAA is a window from the Candidatus Babeliales bacterium genome containing:
- a CDS encoding Xaa-Pro aminopeptidase, translated to MAIREKHDAAFFKSRRAQLIQLIREQYPKSADGLVILFGAFESHSIFKQERSFYYLTGIEEPACALLIDLKNDKTTLYVPNFGSERAKWVASTILPAQKDRLGFDDISYLGTQCKGYQCHPFFSNEEYQELIKILNAAVAQKRTIFTLNPNSASAYVEQRFILQRMSTLIPNLPELIMDISPLIASMRRFKNNQELEYLYKAIDVTIDAHAAVARAIAPGKKEYEIQALLEYLFTSRGCSLAFPSIVAGGRNGTVLHYNQNTATLEKGDLVVVDIGAEYNYYNADLTRTFPVSGTFTKRQRELYLIVLETQDYIASLARPGMWVSNKEKPEQSLYHRAVNFLKEKGYEKYFLHGIGHYLGLDVHDVGDYSTPLQKGDVITIEPGIYIPEEGIGIRIEDDYWIIEDGNICLSEDLLKSPDDIELMMAEKIQPEDEPEEELESEQETVESEDGDFDDEEN